Proteins from one Haliaeetus albicilla chromosome 4, bHalAlb1.1, whole genome shotgun sequence genomic window:
- the GALNT3 gene encoding polypeptide N-acetylgalactosaminyltransferase 3 isoform X1, translating to MALKKTPKLLKKLFFHWKLWKFSIIVFVFLVFLFLLQKEVGVQDFKDEAGIEPVVGKKSHMLGLMLNAMNNIKGAKPKMQIKAPVRQTKITGERRCLPGHYTAVELKPFLDRPLQDPNAPGASGKAFKPINLSSEEQKEKQRGEEKHCFNAFASDRISLHRDLGPDTRPPECIEQKFKRCPPLPTTSIIIVFHNEAWSTLLRTVHSVMYTSPAILLKEIILVDDASVDEYLHDKLDEYVKQFQIVKVVRQKERKGLITARLLGASAATGETLTFLDAHCECFYGWLEPLLARIAENPVAVVSPDIASIDLNTFEFSKPSPYGHSHNRGNFDWSLSFGWESLPKHENKRRKDETYPIRTPTFAGGLFSISKDYFEHIGSYDEEMEIWGGENIEMSFRVWQCGGQLEIMPCSVVGHVFRSKSPHTFPKGTQVITRNQVRLAEVWMDEYKEIFYRRNTEAAKIVKQKTFGDISKRLDLRHRLQCKNFTWYLSNVYPEAYVPDLNPLFSGYLKNTGNRMCLDVGENNHGGKPLIMYSCHGLGGNQYFEYSAHHEIRHNIQKELCLHASKGPVHLRECNYKGQKTFTVGEEQWLHQKDQTLYNAALHMCLTGNGEHPSLASCNPSDPFQKWIFGQNN from the exons atggctttgaaaaaaacacctAAACTActcaagaaattattttttcactggAAACTTTGGAAGTTTAGCATTATTGTGTTTGTCtttctggtatttttatttttattacaaaaagaaGTGGGTGTTCAAGATTTTAAAGATGAAGCAGGGATTGAGCCAGTTGTTGGGAAGAAAAGTCATATGTTAGGTCTCATGTTAAATGCTATGAACAATATCAAAGGTGCAAAGCCAAAAATGCAGATAAAAGCACCTGTTAGGCAAACTAAGATTACTGGAGAGAGACGCTGTTTGCCAGGACACTATACTGCAGTGGAACTAAAACCCTTTCTAGATCGACCCCTTCAAGATCCTAATGCTCCTGGAGCTTCTGGTAAAGCATTTAAACCCATCAACTTAAGttcagaagaacagaaagaaaaacagcgtggagaagaaaaacactgttttaATGCATTTGCAAGTGATAGGATTTCTTTACACCGAGATCTTGGACCAGACACTCGACCTCCTGA GTGTATTGAACAAAAGTTCAAGCGTTGCCCGCCATTGCCAACCACAAGTATTATAATAGTTTTTCATAATGAAGCATGGTCTACTCTGCTCAGAACCGTTCACAGTGTGATGTACACATCTCCTGCCATACTGCTAAAGGAGATTATTTTGGTGGATGATGCCAGTGTAGATG AATACTTGCATGATAAACTAGATGAATATGTGAAACAATTTCAAATAGTTAAAGTAGTCCgtcagaaggaaagaaagggtcTAATCACTGCACGGTTGTTGGGAGCTTCAGCAGCAACAGGAGAGACCCTCACCTTTCTGGATGCTCACT GTGAATGCTTTTATGGCTGGTTAGAGCCATTATTGGCAAGAATAGCTGAGAACCCTGTTGCTGTTGTAAGCCCTGATATTGCTTCTATAGATCTCAATACTTTTGAATTCAGTAAACCATCTCCTTATGGGCACAGCCACAACAGAGGAAATTTTGACTGGAGTTTGTCATTTGGATGGGAGTCTCTTcctaaacatgaaaataaaagaagaaaagatgaaaccTATCCAATTCG AACACCTACTTTTGCTGGAGGTCTCTTTTCAATATCAAAAGACTACTTTGAACACATTGGAAGCTATgatgaagaaatggaaatatgGGGAGGTGAAAATATAGAAATGTCTTTCAGA GTATGGCAATGTGGTGGACAGTTGGAGATCATGCCTTGCTCTGTTGTTGGCCATGTCTTTCGCAGCAAGAGTCCCCATACTTTCCCAAAAGGTACTCAAGTGATCACACGTAATCAAGTCCGCCTTGCAGAAGTGTGGATGGATgaatataaagaaatattttaccgAAGAAACACAGAGGCAGCAAAAATTGTGAAACAA aaaacatttggaGACATTTCAAAAAGACTTGATTTAAGGCACCGTCTGCAGTGTAAAAATTTTACCTGGTATCTCAGTAATGTTTATCCAGAAGCATATGTGCCAGACCTGAATCCTTTGTTTTCTGGATAT TTAAAAAATACAGGTAACCGCATGTGTCTGGATGTTGGTGAAAATAACCATGGTGGCAAACCATTGATTATGTATTCTTGTCATGGACTTGGAGGAAATCAG TACTTTGAATATTCTGCACACCATGAAATTCGACATAACATTCAGAAGGAACTTTGTCTGCATGCTTCTAAAGGACCTGTGCATCTTCGCGAATGTAACTACAAAGGCCAGAAAACCTTCACTGTTGGAGAAGAGCAATGGCTGCATCAGAAG GATCAAACTCTGTACAATGCAGCACTACATATGTGCCTTACAGGAAACGGAGAGCATCCGAGTTTGGCATCCTGTAATCCTTCAGACCCCTTCCAGAAGTGGATCTTTGGCCAGAACAATTAA
- the GALNT3 gene encoding polypeptide N-acetylgalactosaminyltransferase 3 isoform X2, with translation MALKKTPKLLKKLFFHWKLWKFSIIVFVFLVFLFLLQKEVGVQDFKDEAGIEPVVGKKSHMLGLMLNAMNNIKGAKPKMQIKAPVRQTKITGERRCLPGHYTAVELKPFLDRPLQDPNAPGASGKAFKPINLSSEEQKEKQRGEEKHCFNAFASDRISLHRDLGPDTRPPECIEQKFKRCPPLPTTSIIIVFHNEAWSTLLRTVHSVMYTSPAILLKEIILVDDASVDEYLHDKLDEYVKQFQIVKVVRQKERKGLITARLLGASAATGETLTFLDAHCECFYGWLEPLLARIAENPVAVVSPDIASIDLNTFEFSKPSPYGHSHNRGNFDWSLSFGWESLPKHENKRRKDETYPIRTPTFAGGLFSISKDYFEHIGSYDEEMEIWGGENIEMSFRVWQCGGQLEIMPCSVVGHVFRSKSPHTFPKGTQVITRNQVRLAEVWMDEYKEIFYRRNTEAAKIVKQKTFGDISKRLDLRHRLQCKNFTWYLSNVYPEAYVPDLNPLFSGYLKNTGNRMCLDVGENNHGGKPLIMYSCHGLGGNQDLHCQGRWWESGQ, from the exons atggctttgaaaaaaacacctAAACTActcaagaaattattttttcactggAAACTTTGGAAGTTTAGCATTATTGTGTTTGTCtttctggtatttttatttttattacaaaaagaaGTGGGTGTTCAAGATTTTAAAGATGAAGCAGGGATTGAGCCAGTTGTTGGGAAGAAAAGTCATATGTTAGGTCTCATGTTAAATGCTATGAACAATATCAAAGGTGCAAAGCCAAAAATGCAGATAAAAGCACCTGTTAGGCAAACTAAGATTACTGGAGAGAGACGCTGTTTGCCAGGACACTATACTGCAGTGGAACTAAAACCCTTTCTAGATCGACCCCTTCAAGATCCTAATGCTCCTGGAGCTTCTGGTAAAGCATTTAAACCCATCAACTTAAGttcagaagaacagaaagaaaaacagcgtggagaagaaaaacactgttttaATGCATTTGCAAGTGATAGGATTTCTTTACACCGAGATCTTGGACCAGACACTCGACCTCCTGA GTGTATTGAACAAAAGTTCAAGCGTTGCCCGCCATTGCCAACCACAAGTATTATAATAGTTTTTCATAATGAAGCATGGTCTACTCTGCTCAGAACCGTTCACAGTGTGATGTACACATCTCCTGCCATACTGCTAAAGGAGATTATTTTGGTGGATGATGCCAGTGTAGATG AATACTTGCATGATAAACTAGATGAATATGTGAAACAATTTCAAATAGTTAAAGTAGTCCgtcagaaggaaagaaagggtcTAATCACTGCACGGTTGTTGGGAGCTTCAGCAGCAACAGGAGAGACCCTCACCTTTCTGGATGCTCACT GTGAATGCTTTTATGGCTGGTTAGAGCCATTATTGGCAAGAATAGCTGAGAACCCTGTTGCTGTTGTAAGCCCTGATATTGCTTCTATAGATCTCAATACTTTTGAATTCAGTAAACCATCTCCTTATGGGCACAGCCACAACAGAGGAAATTTTGACTGGAGTTTGTCATTTGGATGGGAGTCTCTTcctaaacatgaaaataaaagaagaaaagatgaaaccTATCCAATTCG AACACCTACTTTTGCTGGAGGTCTCTTTTCAATATCAAAAGACTACTTTGAACACATTGGAAGCTATgatgaagaaatggaaatatgGGGAGGTGAAAATATAGAAATGTCTTTCAGA GTATGGCAATGTGGTGGACAGTTGGAGATCATGCCTTGCTCTGTTGTTGGCCATGTCTTTCGCAGCAAGAGTCCCCATACTTTCCCAAAAGGTACTCAAGTGATCACACGTAATCAAGTCCGCCTTGCAGAAGTGTGGATGGATgaatataaagaaatattttaccgAAGAAACACAGAGGCAGCAAAAATTGTGAAACAA aaaacatttggaGACATTTCAAAAAGACTTGATTTAAGGCACCGTCTGCAGTGTAAAAATTTTACCTGGTATCTCAGTAATGTTTATCCAGAAGCATATGTGCCAGACCTGAATCCTTTGTTTTCTGGATAT TTAAAAAATACAGGTAACCGCATGTGTCTGGATGTTGGTGAAAATAACCATGGTGGCAAACCATTGATTATGTATTCTTGTCATGGACTTGGAGGAAATCAG GACTTGCACTGTCAAGGAAGATGGTGGGAATCCGGCCAATGA